From Candidatus Woesearchaeota archaeon, one genomic window encodes:
- a CDS encoding ribbon-helix-helix domain-containing protein yields the protein MAKKYTNISFPDSLVKEIDLLVKRGVLGYQSRADFAKEAIRVFIRDLAKYEEIKKINLKTK from the coding sequence ATGGCAAAGAAATATACAAACATATCCTTTCCAGATTCTCTGGTAAAAGAGATAGATCTGCTTGTGAAGAGAGGAGTATTAGGTTATCAAAGCAGAGCCGACTTTGCTAAAGAAGCAATAAGGGTCTTTATTAGGGATCTGGCTAAGTACGAAGAAATAAAAAAAATTAATTTAAAAACAAAATAA
- a CDS encoding PDDEXK nuclease domain-containing protein, giving the protein MKLPLSEPNYGNFLIQVKERIRKAQYEALKAVNKELIDLYWDIGRMIVEKQKEFGWGKSIVENLAKDLQKEYSGIKGFSAPNLWRMRNFYQQYASNQKLAPLVREISWVKNVIIMEKCKDDSEREFYIRMTKKFGWTKDVLINHIENRSYEKYLLNQTNFDKALPEKYKMQAKLAVKDDYTFDFLELSEEHSEKELEKSLTERIKHFLTEMGSYFCFVGSQYRIEIGDEEFFIDLLLYHRKLKCLVALELKIGDFKPEYAGKMQFYLSVLDDKAKLDGENPSIGIIICKSKVRTIVEYALKDVRKPMGVSTYKIIKELPKNLSKYLPSKEELSKRLERIA; this is encoded by the coding sequence ATGAAATTACCTTTAAGTGAACCAAATTATGGCAATTTCTTAATTCAAGTAAAAGAAAGAATAAGAAAAGCGCAGTATGAAGCTTTAAAGGCCGTGAATAAGGAGTTAATCGACCTTTATTGGGATATTGGCAGGATGATTGTTGAAAAGCAGAAAGAATTTGGGTGGGGAAAATCCATTGTTGAGAATCTTGCCAAGGACCTGCAAAAAGAATACTCTGGCATCAAGGGATTTTCAGCTCCAAACCTGTGGAGAATGAGAAACTTCTATCAACAGTATGCATCTAACCAAAAACTCGCACCATTAGTGCGAGAAATAAGCTGGGTGAAGAATGTTATAATTATGGAAAAGTGCAAAGATGACTCTGAAAGGGAGTTTTACATAAGAATGACCAAGAAATTTGGCTGGACTAAAGATGTCCTGATAAACCATATCGAGAACAGGTCTTATGAAAAATATCTTTTAAATCAGACTAACTTTGATAAGGCACTGCCTGAAAAATACAAGATGCAGGCAAAGCTCGCAGTAAAAGATGACTATACTTTTGATTTCCTTGAATTAAGCGAGGAACATTCTGAAAAAGAGCTTGAAAAATCTTTAACCGAAAGAATAAAGCATTTTTTGACAGAAATGGGCAGCTATTTCTGTTTTGTTGGCAGCCAGTATCGGATTGAAATTGGAGATGAGGAGTTTTTCATTGATCTGCTTTTATATCATAGAAAATTGAAGTGTCTTGTTGCATTGGAACTGAAAATAGGTGATTTTAAGCCGGAATATGCCGGTAAAATGCAGTTCTACCTGTCTGTGCTAGATGATAAAGCAAAGCTTGATGGCGAAAATCCTTCAATAGGAATAATTATCTGCAAAAGCAAAGTCAGAACAATAGTGGAATATGCTTTGAAGGATGTTAGAAAGCCAATGGGCGTTTCAACTTATAAAATAATAAAAGAATTGCCCAAGAATCTATCAAAATATCTGCCAAGCAAAGAAGAGCTGTCTAAAAGGCTGGAGCGAATAGCATAA
- a CDS encoding TPM domain-containing protein: MMIVHNMKKAILLSMIFLLVYFVSAINFPKPVGYVNDFAGIIDSNDEVKISNFLADLEKNTTVEIAVVIMDSLNGTGIEEYSVKLFEEWGIGKKENDNGLLLLIAINDRAYRFEVGYGLEGTLNAAMLGRIGRDILNPYFARQEYGEGVYNVLAEISGVIKKDPDAVAKYQAQKININMSGFSSPLIMLYLTFLVIWLFISQTPKKTAKKIGLFGAGELAAIISAFFLGLIVFIAVIFFSIIFFILFVALIAGASSQGHKKPPIYFGGFGRGGLGGGGFGGGGFGGFGGGSSGGGGFSGRW, from the coding sequence ATGATGATTGTGCATAACATGAAAAAGGCGATACTCTTAAGCATGATCTTTCTTTTAGTTTATTTTGTATCCGCCATCAATTTTCCAAAGCCAGTCGGCTATGTCAATGATTTTGCAGGCATTATAGACAGCAATGATGAGGTAAAAATAAGCAATTTTCTTGCAGATCTGGAAAAAAACACAACTGTTGAGATTGCTGTTGTTATAATGGATTCCCTGAATGGAACAGGCATTGAAGAGTATTCTGTCAAGCTGTTCGAGGAGTGGGGCATTGGAAAAAAGGAGAATGACAATGGATTGCTGCTCCTGATTGCAATCAATGACAGGGCATACCGCTTTGAAGTCGGCTATGGATTGGAAGGAACTTTAAATGCCGCAATGCTCGGAAGAATCGGAAGGGATATTTTAAATCCGTATTTTGCAAGGCAGGAATATGGAGAAGGAGTTTACAATGTTCTTGCTGAGATTTCAGGGGTGATTAAAAAAGACCCTGATGCTGTTGCTAAATATCAAGCTCAGAAAATTAATATTAATATGAGTGGCTTTAGCAGCCCGCTCATAATGCTCTACCTTACTTTTCTTGTGATTTGGCTGTTTATATCGCAGACTCCAAAAAAGACAGCAAAAAAAATCGGGCTCTTCGGCGCCGGAGAGCTTGCTGCAATAATAAGCGCATTCTTCCTTGGATTGATTGTTTTTATCGCAGTAATATTCTTCTCAATAATCTTTTTCATACTTTTTGTTGCATTGATCGCAGGCGCATCTTCGCAAGGGCATAAGAAGCCGCCAATATATTTCGGAGGATTTGGAAGAGGGGGCTTAGGAGGCGGTGGCTTTGGTGGCGGAGGATTTGGCGGATTCGGAGGCGGATCTAGTGGAGGAGGAGGGTTTTCAGGAAGGTGGTAA
- a CDS encoding helix-turn-helix domain-containing protein, which translates to MDIADLEKLGFTKNESTVYLALLTLGSVSVGSIIEKTKLHRNIVYDNLSRLIEKGLAVFVIKANRKYFEAASPDFIKTMLEKQEKELKEKIELSRKILPDIEKLRKIGEERQEAVIYKGVKGVMSALDEILKIKQEIFVFGASTQLVEKVRYFYKYYFPRWHKIRAENKIPIKMLFSEDNRERGNEIKNTADLVEVKFIPKEFAFPMSAVFSKDYSLIITWSDEPIGFMIRSQDVANSMRAYFNALWNIAKL; encoded by the coding sequence ATGGACATAGCTGATCTTGAAAAGCTTGGCTTTACGAAGAATGAGTCAACAGTTTATCTTGCATTGCTGACACTTGGCTCTGTTTCTGTTGGTTCAATAATCGAAAAAACAAAGCTGCACAGAAATATAGTTTATGACAACTTGTCAAGATTGATCGAAAAAGGGCTTGCTGTTTTCGTAATCAAAGCCAACAGAAAATACTTTGAAGCTGCCTCTCCTGATTTTATAAAAACCATGCTCGAAAAGCAGGAAAAAGAGCTTAAAGAGAAAATAGAGCTTTCCAGGAAGATTCTGCCTGATATTGAAAAGCTCAGAAAAATAGGGGAAGAAAGGCAGGAAGCGGTTATTTATAAAGGGGTCAAGGGCGTGATGTCTGCTTTGGATGAAATACTGAAGATAAAGCAGGAAATCTTTGTTTTTGGCGCTTCTACCCAGCTTGTAGAAAAAGTAAGGTATTTCTATAAATATTACTTTCCGAGGTGGCATAAAATAAGGGCAGAAAATAAGATACCCATTAAAATGCTGTTTTCAGAGGATAACAGAGAAAGGGGAAATGAGATCAAAAATACAGCTGATTTAGTTGAAGTCAAGTTTATTCCGAAGGAATTCGCCTTCCCAATGAGCGCAGTTTTCAGCAAAGATTACTCGCTTATTATTACGTGGAGTGATGAGCCCATTGGGTTTATGATCAGGAGCCAGGATGTAGCAAACAGCATGAGGGCTTACTTCAATGCGTTGTGGAATATAGCCAAATTATAG
- a CDS encoding radical SAM protein produces the protein MKMSNKKILRGLPAQLEAEKKLGESELDYLLFNLPYACNLKCPKCFVGDNKTALHLSLDERMRVMREAKELGARVVVIPGEGEPLIAPAIKKIASYRYGLGLTAVVFTNATMLNEDFAHFAKDTDISFIVSLDSLDKGAYGFLTGRKDFFDETIKNIERCRSIYADENSSTPNGDKVVRLAVNTVVTKQNKDEISKIKDWCGDDMVFICNSPVKEGRAAQYWKELAGTEEEYRELKQVALKNSETHGPTSACSDGKCAYLYYGLTIGTDGDVLICPDARETRGLIGNVKEASLRELNKKHKQHLKAFFEECGYGPCIVRHPKYKGVVSK, from the coding sequence ATGAAAATGTCAAATAAAAAGATACTTCGTGGGCTGCCTGCTCAATTAGAGGCAGAGAAGAAACTAGGAGAATCCGAGTTAGATTATCTTCTCTTCAATCTCCCTTATGCATGTAATCTTAAATGCCCGAAATGTTTTGTAGGAGATAATAAAACAGCCTTACATCTAAGCTTAGATGAAAGAATGAGGGTTATGCGAGAGGCAAAAGAGCTTGGCGCAAGAGTTGTTGTAATACCTGGTGAAGGCGAGCCATTGATCGCACCGGCAATAAAAAAAATAGCGAGCTACAGATATGGTTTAGGGTTAACGGCTGTTGTTTTTACAAATGCTACAATGTTAAATGAAGATTTTGCGCATTTTGCAAAAGATACCGATATTTCATTTATAGTCAGTTTGGATTCTTTAGATAAGGGCGCATATGGGTTTTTGACAGGCAGAAAAGACTTTTTCGATGAAACAATAAAGAATATTGAAAGATGCCGCTCAATTTATGCTGATGAGAATAGCTCCACGCCAAATGGCGATAAAGTTGTAAGACTAGCAGTAAATACTGTTGTAACGAAACAAAATAAAGATGAAATAAGCAAAATTAAGGATTGGTGTGGTGATGATATGGTGTTTATATGTAATTCTCCTGTAAAAGAAGGAAGAGCAGCACAGTATTGGAAAGAACTTGCTGGGACTGAAGAAGAATATCGGGAATTAAAACAAGTTGCATTGAAAAATTCAGAAACACATGGGCCAACTTCTGCCTGTTCTGATGGAAAGTGCGCATATCTTTATTATGGGCTTACGATAGGAACAGATGGCGATGTTCTTATATGCCCTGACGCAAGAGAAACAAGAGGGTTGATAGGAAATGTTAAAGAAGCCAGCCTCAGAGAACTGAATAAAAAGCACAAACAACATCTGAAAGCGTTTTTTGAAGAATGTGGTTATGGGCCCTGTATTGTAAGGCATCCAAAATATAAGGGAGTCGTTAGCAAATAA
- a CDS encoding deoxyhypusine synthase: MESIKDLIWKRGISTKDFVDKIGKVGFQSIELGKASNLIVKMKKDSAKIFLTFTSNMVTSGLRGFFAQLIKLKMADIIVTTVGSIEEDIMKALGEKFLIGTFDLDDVELHEKGMNRVGNLLVSNESYCRFEDAIMPILDQLYKKKPRYAVSEMLKEIGLLLNDENSILYQAAKNNVPIFCPAITDGAFGFHLYLFQQKHKDFIVDVVEDFKNILLSTTHDEKKGVICLGGGISKHHAILSVLLNGGAEYALYMTTARESSGSMSGATTREAKSWGKIKDDSDAVTVIGDVSINFPLAMIAALETLSEEGFINE; the protein is encoded by the coding sequence ATGGAGTCTATAAAGGATCTTATCTGGAAAAGGGGAATTTCAACAAAAGATTTTGTGGATAAAATCGGGAAAGTAGGGTTTCAGAGCATTGAGCTAGGCAAAGCTTCAAATCTTATAGTCAAGATGAAGAAAGACAGCGCAAAGATATTCCTGACATTCACATCAAATATGGTTACATCTGGATTGAGGGGATTCTTTGCTCAGTTAATAAAATTAAAAATGGCAGACATTATAGTAACAACAGTCGGCAGCATTGAAGAAGACATTATGAAAGCATTGGGTGAAAAATTCCTTATCGGCACTTTCGATTTGGATGATGTTGAACTGCATGAAAAAGGAATGAACAGGGTTGGAAATCTGCTTGTTTCAAATGAAAGCTACTGCAGGTTTGAAGATGCCATAATGCCAATACTGGATCAGCTCTACAAAAAGAAGCCAAGGTACGCTGTATCAGAAATGTTAAAAGAAATTGGCTTGCTGTTAAACGATGAAAATTCAATACTTTATCAGGCTGCAAAAAACAATGTTCCGATATTCTGCCCTGCAATTACAGACGGCGCATTTGGCTTTCATTTATACTTATTCCAGCAGAAGCACAAAGACTTCATAGTTGATGTTGTGGAAGACTTCAAAAACATACTGTTGAGCACAACCCATGATGAAAAGAAAGGGGTCATCTGCTTAGGCGGCGGAATTTCAAAGCACCATGCAATTTTGTCTGTTTTGCTGAATGGCGGAGCAGAATATGCGTTATACATGACAACTGCAAGAGAAAGCTCTGGCAGCATGAGCGGCGCAACAACAAGGGAAGCAAAAAGCTGGGGCAAGATAAAAGATGATTCTGACGCCGTAACTGTTATTGGAGACGTAAGCATAAACTTTCCATTGGCAATGATCGCAGCTTTGGAAACATTGTCTGAAGAAGGGTTCATCAATGAATAA
- a CDS encoding decarboxylase — protein MNKARFVLSRSKVIEQYNKLKAIDADISYSFKTNEEVGKVLEEETGCLFSVHFENDLPFLKDKSRVIFLAQGLNEEQLNRLFSFGINKFVVDNLVDLDTLTRYIEKNNKKILLLLRMKLKENTIHTGKYFVFGMESKLINEKIIELKNNKNIEKIGIHVHRKTQNVSEWSLKYELSEALDEKTLKLLDIVCIGGGIPGNYKNVSDKSIEYVFNKIAEVKEWLSSYNIKTLIEPGRFLAAYPVTLETEIINIVGNTIIVNCSVYNSAMDTIIVPIKLLVKGELEGGEAYTIKGYTPCSLDIFRYKVFLKNPKIGDKIIFLNAGAYNFSTDFCNLEKLETIIVD, from the coding sequence ATGAATAAGGCAAGGTTTGTATTAAGCAGATCAAAAGTAATCGAGCAGTATAATAAATTAAAAGCTATTGATGCAGATATTTCCTACAGCTTTAAAACCAATGAAGAAGTCGGCAAAGTGCTGGAAGAAGAAACAGGCTGCTTGTTCAGCGTTCATTTTGAGAATGACCTGCCTTTCCTGAAAGATAAAAGCAGGGTTATATTCTTAGCGCAGGGCTTGAATGAAGAGCAGTTAAACAGGCTTTTTAGTTTTGGAATAAACAAGTTCGTAGTTGATAATTTAGTTGATTTGGATACTTTAACAAGATATATTGAAAAAAACAACAAAAAAATTCTCTTATTGCTTAGAATGAAATTAAAGGAAAATACAATCCACACTGGCAAATACTTTGTTTTTGGAATGGAATCAAAATTAATAAATGAAAAAATCATTGAATTGAAAAACAATAAAAATATAGAAAAAATTGGAATTCATGTTCACAGAAAAACCCAGAATGTAAGCGAATGGTCTTTGAAGTATGAACTGAGCGAGGCATTAGACGAAAAAACATTGAAACTGCTTGATATCGTCTGCATTGGCGGCGGAATTCCTGGAAATTACAAGAATGTGAGCGATAAAAGCATTGAATATGTCTTTAATAAGATCGCTGAAGTTAAAGAATGGCTGAGCTCTTACAACATAAAAACCCTTATTGAGCCGGGAAGGTTTCTTGCAGCCTACCCTGTAACTTTGGAAACTGAGATAATAAACATTGTTGGCAATACGATCATTGTAAACTGCTCTGTATATAACAGCGCAATGGACACAATCATTGTTCCGATCAAGCTGCTTGTAAAGGGCGAATTGGAAGGCGGAGAAGCATACACTATAAAGGGCTACACACCCTGCTCATTGGATATTTTCAGGTATAAGGTTTTCCTTAAAAACCCAAAGATTGGAGACAAAATAATCTTCCTTAATGCAGGAGCATATAACTTCTCAACAGATTTCTGCAATCTGGAGAAATTAGAAACAATAATTGTGGATTAG